In Sphingobacterium thalpophilum, a genomic segment contains:
- a CDS encoding BON domain-containing protein, with protein MKFNSLLLIFLLGAALFIHSCRSPESDEKLRSKIETALETTAGIGVDVEEGNVTLNGQIGSDSLKQDIENKTKLAGGEDIKSIHNNIVVNLPEPEDAREKYHEILGGAIDSTLTRDVNLVLEDFPTITAQVKEGIIIATGNLEKSKIDTLKKRLEHIKPKGIDIKGVTSR; from the coding sequence ATGAAATTCAATAGTTTACTTTTAATCTTCTTGCTTGGTGCTGCACTATTTATTCACTCTTGTAGATCGCCCGAGTCGGACGAAAAACTAAGATCAAAAATCGAGACAGCGTTGGAAACTACTGCGGGCATCGGAGTCGATGTCGAGGAGGGTAATGTAACCTTGAATGGACAAATAGGTTCAGACTCTCTCAAGCAGGACATAGAAAACAAAACAAAGCTAGCCGGAGGAGAGGATATCAAATCCATTCACAACAATATTGTCGTAAATCTTCCTGAACCAGAAGATGCCCGTGAAAAATATCATGAAATTTTGGGCGGCGCGATAGATTCTACCTTAACACGAGATGTTAACCTTGTTCTGGAAGATTTTCCGACCATTACAGCACAGGTTAAAGAAGGGATTATAATTGCAACGGGTAATCTTGAAAAATCAAAAATAGATACACTCAAGAAACGATTGGAACATATCAAGCCCAAAGGTATTGATATAAAAGGGGTCACAAGCCGATAG
- a CDS encoding 3-oxoacyl-ACP synthase, with product MNKTYSLFFGMTNNYFDIKGEVLEIALKRTKERITMIESALETARDSSNDDTKSSAGDKYETSREMIQQDINRYQKQLVEANKDLQQLISIESLSNDVIDVVRLGTLVQTNVGLYLIATSIGAVKIGTNNIFVISPASPIGQLLIGKKIGDSFVFNNVNQKVIAIY from the coding sequence ATGAATAAAACTTATTCCTTATTTTTCGGAATGACAAATAATTATTTCGACATAAAAGGGGAGGTCCTTGAGATAGCGCTAAAACGCACCAAGGAACGAATTACAATGATAGAATCTGCTTTGGAAACCGCACGGGATTCAAGTAATGACGATACAAAAAGTAGTGCTGGAGACAAATATGAGACGTCACGTGAAATGATCCAACAGGACATTAATCGCTACCAGAAACAACTCGTGGAAGCCAATAAAGATCTGCAGCAACTGATCAGTATAGAATCATTATCAAATGATGTAATTGATGTCGTCAGATTAGGAACACTTGTTCAAACCAATGTTGGACTATATTTGATCGCCACAAGTATCGGAGCTGTAAAAATAGGGACCAATAATATCTTCGTTATCTCGCCTGCATCTCCAATTGGACAACTACTTATCGGGAAAAAAATAGGTGATAGTTTTGTTTTTAATAACGTTAATCAAAAAGTTATTGCAATTTACTAG
- a CDS encoding S41 family peptidase — MKLSLLTKAIFTIVFLFLTKNNIFAQTKYQKDFYEFWSDINKHYAYLERQNIDWNKVKEIYSSQVEKVTNDNEFIQLLENTLNELYNGHSSLSTNLNTSNRIIPSWSDLRVEKNGNKYLIKDLRKGFGADLAGLKIGMQVTLFNGKAIDEQLKSFLPRFTDHYSPKMYQYALDMLFAGTHDKKRVITVVENGERKTFEPVSYGNRNELLYYKIINGNTAYIKINNSLGNNNLIAEFDKTLDSLISNKNLILDLTETPSGGNSTVARAIMGRFVNKGLPYQIHEFDEKDYDTKRHWVEYVSPRKEIFKGNVYILVGHWTGSMGEGIAIGFDALDRATVIGTPMAGLLGAISNFRLTETKIGFQFPTERLYHINGMPREDFIPKILCENIEETLKKAKEIAW, encoded by the coding sequence ATGAAATTAAGCCTATTGACTAAAGCAATTTTTACTATAGTATTCTTATTTTTAACAAAGAATAATATTTTCGCCCAAACCAAATACCAAAAGGATTTTTATGAGTTTTGGTCTGATATCAATAAACATTATGCTTATTTAGAAAGGCAAAATATCGACTGGAATAAAGTCAAAGAAATTTATTCTTCACAAGTAGAAAAAGTTACAAATGACAACGAGTTTATTCAGTTGCTTGAAAATACGTTGAATGAGCTGTACAATGGACATTCGTCGTTAAGCACAAATCTTAATACATCAAACAGGATAATCCCATCATGGTCCGACCTACGTGTCGAAAAAAATGGAAACAAATATTTAATAAAAGACTTAAGAAAAGGTTTTGGTGCAGATTTAGCTGGGTTAAAAATTGGTATGCAAGTAACTCTTTTCAACGGAAAAGCAATCGATGAACAGTTAAAAAGTTTCTTACCTCGATTTACAGATCATTACAGTCCAAAGATGTATCAGTATGCTTTAGATATGCTTTTTGCGGGAACTCATGATAAGAAACGCGTGATTACTGTCGTTGAAAACGGCGAACGTAAAACATTTGAACCGGTAAGCTATGGCAATCGGAATGAATTGTTGTATTATAAAATTATAAATGGAAACACAGCCTATATCAAAATCAATAATTCACTGGGAAATAATAACTTGATCGCTGAATTTGATAAGACGCTTGACAGTTTGATTTCTAATAAAAACCTTATTTTGGATTTGACTGAAACTCCTAGCGGTGGAAATTCAACGGTTGCGAGGGCCATTATGGGGCGGTTTGTCAATAAAGGTCTACCTTATCAAATTCACGAATTTGATGAGAAGGATTATGACACAAAACGACATTGGGTAGAGTATGTAAGTCCACGTAAGGAAATCTTCAAGGGTAATGTGTATATCCTCGTGGGACACTGGACAGGAAGTATGGGCGAAGGGATAGCTATAGGTTTTGACGCGCTTGATAGAGCGACAGTTATTGGCACACCTATGGCCGGGCTATTAGGCGCAATTTCAAACTTCCGTCTCACAGAAACAAAAATTGGATTCCAATTCCCAACGGAAAGATTGTATCATATCAACGGAATGCCAAGAGAGGATTTTATTCCCAAGATTTTGTGTGAAAATATCGAAGAAACATTAAAAAAAGCGAAGGAAATAGCTTGGTAG
- a CDS encoding GNAT family N-acetyltransferase, whose protein sequence is MEIIIRQAKESEINVLIEFEQGIVEAERPFDNTLKPGEIHYYDLLELIKSREAEVLVAVVDDQLVGSGYAKLLDSKPYQKYEKYAYLGFMYVRPEYRGQRINKMILHRLIDWAKERNISEVRLQVYEENTSAIKAYAKAGFKPNLLEMRMEIDDR, encoded by the coding sequence ATGGAAATAATCATCAGACAAGCAAAAGAAAGCGAAATCAATGTGTTAATTGAGTTTGAACAAGGGATCGTTGAAGCGGAACGACCTTTTGATAACACATTAAAGCCAGGCGAAATTCATTATTATGATCTCCTCGAATTGATCAAGTCTAGGGAGGCTGAAGTCCTTGTTGCAGTTGTTGACGATCAACTTGTCGGATCAGGATATGCGAAATTATTGGATTCAAAACCTTATCAAAAGTATGAAAAGTATGCTTATCTTGGTTTTATGTACGTTAGGCCAGAATATCGAGGTCAGCGTATCAACAAGATGATTTTACACCGATTGATCGATTGGGCAAAAGAAAGAAATATCTCGGAAGTAAGACTTCAGGTTTATGAAGAAAATACCAGTGCAATAAAGGCCTATGCAAAGGCAGGATTTAAACCAAATCTTCTGGAAATGCGTATGGAAATCGATGACAGATAA
- a CDS encoding DUF6090 family protein, which translates to MKEISIEIFIIVFAVSLSIWLHGWSEHRHEQQEVKEFLEDLKVDLEKDVHDLEKQNSYLTNTAEGCKFYGELNQQKIDSLVKVNPNDRIKMNLNPTFKIRNTGNYEGFRSSGKIGLIKDRKLKTGILEYYQTVVPSKDDWQTYYNSLVFNLADELVSVPNANINPDLMYKAINASPKVKGILINAASQANMIIQLNDQVIKSAKEIIAEIEHNNE; encoded by the coding sequence TTGAAAGAAATATCCATTGAGATCTTCATTATCGTTTTTGCAGTATCACTTTCGATATGGCTTCACGGTTGGAGTGAGCATAGGCATGAACAACAAGAAGTAAAAGAATTTTTGGAGGACCTAAAAGTCGATCTCGAAAAAGATGTCCACGACTTAGAAAAGCAAAATTCCTACCTAACGAACACAGCGGAAGGATGTAAATTTTACGGGGAATTAAACCAACAAAAAATTGATAGCTTGGTGAAAGTCAACCCAAATGACCGTATTAAGATGAACCTTAATCCGACCTTTAAGATCAGAAATACTGGAAATTATGAAGGATTTCGATCTAGTGGAAAAATCGGTCTCATTAAGGATCGAAAATTAAAAACAGGAATTTTGGAATATTATCAAACCGTAGTACCATCAAAAGACGATTGGCAAACCTACTATAACTCATTGGTTTTTAATCTCGCAGATGAGCTGGTCTCCGTTCCCAATGCAAATATCAATCCTGATTTAATGTACAAAGCAATTAACGCATCGCCAAAAGTAAAAGGGATTCTTATCAATGCAGCATCTCAAGCAAATATGATTATTCAGCTGAATGATCAGGTGATTAAATCTGCCAAAGAAATCATTGCCGAAATTGAGCATAACAACGAATAA
- a CDS encoding GNAT family N-acetyltransferase: protein MDALNFQLTLRPTVYTDLETHYQFQLDEEANYLAAFTSSTSSDKEAYLEKYAKFLNEPSINNQTILVDGTIVGSIAKFVIDGDAEITYWIDRKFWGRGIATKALKELLSFETSRPIYGRVAFDNIGSQKVLENCGFVKVGTDRGFANARQIEIEEFIYRLDESVI from the coding sequence ATGGATGCCCTCAACTTTCAACTTACACTTAGACCGACAGTATACACGGATTTAGAAACACATTATCAGTTTCAGCTTGATGAAGAAGCAAATTATCTCGCCGCATTTACCTCAAGTACTTCTTCAGACAAAGAAGCTTACCTTGAGAAATATGCTAAATTTCTCAATGAGCCAAGTATAAACAATCAAACGATTCTGGTTGATGGGACAATTGTAGGAAGTATTGCGAAGTTTGTTATTGATGGTGATGCTGAGATCACTTATTGGATTGACCGGAAATTCTGGGGACGTGGAATTGCAACAAAGGCGCTTAAAGAACTTCTTTCATTTGAAACAAGCCGTCCGATTTATGGGCGTGTCGCTTTCGATAATATCGGTTCTCAAAAAGTACTGGAAAATTGTGGTTTTGTTAAGGTTGGTACAGACCGAGGTTTTGCTAATGCACGCCAAATCGAAATCGAGGAATTTATTTACAGATTAGATGAATCAGTGATTTGA
- a CDS encoding transposase produces MHESFNALMPLIIPEGVSDYFEMTHYSKEEKRLDIFLEELNNTPEEYQGQKLISKGFFEPVTLQDFPIRGMQVYLHVKRRRWLNQDTDKVVYRNWELVAKGTRITQDFAAFLKGISGQPGS; encoded by the coding sequence ATGCACGAATCTTTCAACGCGTTAATGCCCTTAATTATTCCCGAAGGAGTTTCCGATTATTTTGAGATGACCCACTATTCCAAAGAAGAAAAAAGACTGGATATCTTTCTGGAGGAACTCAATAATACACCTGAAGAATATCAAGGCCAGAAGTTGATTTCCAAGGGGTTTTTCGAACCCGTTACCCTTCAAGATTTTCCTATCCGTGGCATGCAGGTCTATCTTCATGTCAAGCGCCGCAGGTGGCTCAACCAGGATACCGATAAAGTAGTCTACAGAAATTGGGAACTAGTAGCCAAAGGGACGCGCATCACACAGGATTTCGCAGCTTTTTTAAAAGGTATCAGCGGACAACCAGGCTCATAG
- a CDS encoding TlpA disulfide reductase family protein, with amino-acid sequence MRIRAGLLVVALTLPFFVCGQNRYQINGTIPPLQDGAKVFLIYEIEGKSVVDSTFSRGGNFSFSGTVDYPVSSSLYLNKNPYVNRPARNEQMDFFRFYLEPVTMEMRASDSLKNIVISGSQINLDQDALKKMRSVVDDKFTALNKEFYALSANQQSDPKVREAFIDREKGLMDDLYSVHLAFARQHPSSYLSLISLSFVAGQEKFIEEVKGIYSGLAEELRSYPLAKEIPMQLESSIRTKVGQIAPDLELQTQMGTSLKLTEFRGKYLLVDFWASWCGPCREENPNLVALYNKYKDSGFEILGVSLDKAAQREQWMKAIADDKLSWPQVSDLKGWDSQAAKSYGINSIPASFLLDPTGKIIYRDLRGKDLEEKLKAIFSDKDDHK; translated from the coding sequence ATGAGAATTCGGGCAGGATTGCTAGTAGTGGCTCTTACGCTTCCTTTCTTCGTTTGTGGGCAAAATCGCTATCAAATTAATGGCACAATACCCCCACTGCAGGATGGTGCTAAAGTATTTTTGATCTACGAAATAGAAGGTAAGTCTGTCGTGGATTCCACTTTTTCCAGAGGAGGAAATTTTTCATTTTCGGGAACCGTAGACTATCCTGTTTCATCATCGTTATATCTCAATAAAAATCCATATGTAAATAGACCAGCTCGCAACGAGCAAATGGATTTTTTTCGTTTTTACCTTGAGCCTGTGACTATGGAAATGCGAGCAAGCGACTCCTTGAAGAACATTGTAATTAGCGGGTCTCAAATTAATCTCGACCAAGATGCTTTAAAAAAAATGCGAAGCGTTGTAGATGATAAATTTACAGCACTTAATAAAGAATTTTATGCACTTTCAGCTAATCAACAGAGCGATCCTAAAGTACGGGAAGCTTTTATTGATCGGGAAAAGGGATTAATGGATGACCTGTATAGCGTTCATTTAGCATTTGCTCGCCAACATCCATCGTCTTACCTTAGTTTAATCAGTTTATCCTTTGTTGCTGGACAGGAGAAATTTATAGAAGAGGTTAAAGGGATATACAGCGGTTTAGCGGAGGAGCTCAGAAGCTACCCTTTGGCCAAAGAGATACCCATGCAATTAGAATCGTCGATCAGGACGAAAGTTGGACAGATTGCCCCCGATCTTGAACTACAAACGCAAATGGGTACGAGTCTAAAACTAACTGAATTCCGAGGAAAGTATCTATTAGTAGACTTTTGGGCTAGTTGGTGTGGACCATGCCGTGAGGAAAATCCAAATCTTGTAGCGCTTTACAATAAATACAAAGATTCGGGATTCGAGATCTTAGGAGTATCCCTGGACAAGGCGGCTCAACGCGAACAATGGATGAAAGCAATTGCAGATGATAAGCTCAGTTGGCCACAAGTATCTGATTTAAAAGGTTGGGATAGCCAAGCAGCAAAAAGTTATGGCATAAATTCCATACCAGCAAGCTTCTTATTGGATCCCACAGGAAAAATTATATACCGCGACCTCAGGGGAAAAGATTTAGAAGAAAAGTTAAAGGCGATCTTTTCCGATAAAGACGATCATAAATAG
- a CDS encoding transposase has protein sequence MTFPQNVSGHLSIDETCLSHGELYTVVTNKEARGKKGTIVAILNGTKSENIIPILQKIPQRLRNKVQEITLDLAGNMGLIAKRCFPNAVQVIDRFHVQQLANEALQEIRIKHRWQAIDYENQAIDQARKNKETYFPEVLSNSETIKQLLARSRYLLYKSEHKWTYEQRERAAVLFERYPDIEKAYRLSQELSWIFNTTIDKIYAFTRLAKWADKVEQAGFKSFNTVSRTINIHHKKILNYFDNKSTNASAESFNAKIKAFRSQFRGVGDINFFLFRLTKLFA, from the coding sequence TTGACCTTCCCACAGAATGTCAGCGGCCATCTTTCTATTGACGAGACCTGCCTATCCCATGGCGAGCTCTATACCGTTGTCACCAATAAAGAAGCACGGGGCAAAAAAGGGACCATTGTAGCCATACTGAACGGGACAAAATCAGAGAACATTATCCCGATCCTTCAAAAGATCCCACAGAGATTACGAAATAAAGTTCAAGAGATAACGCTTGATTTAGCCGGTAATATGGGATTGATAGCCAAAAGATGCTTTCCCAATGCTGTTCAGGTAATAGACCGTTTCCATGTTCAGCAACTTGCTAACGAAGCGCTTCAGGAAATAAGGATAAAGCACCGCTGGCAGGCCATTGACTATGAAAATCAGGCAATTGACCAAGCACGAAAGAATAAGGAAACCTATTTTCCGGAAGTCCTATCCAACAGTGAAACCATCAAACAGTTACTTGCAAGAAGCCGATACCTGCTTTATAAAAGTGAACATAAATGGACTTACGAGCAAAGAGAAAGGGCTGCTGTACTCTTTGAGCGATATCCCGATATTGAAAAGGCGTACAGGCTATCCCAAGAACTCTCTTGGATATTCAACACCACCATAGATAAGATCTACGCCTTTACAAGGTTGGCAAAATGGGCGGATAAAGTGGAACAGGCCGGCTTCAAGTCATTCAACACCGTCTCCAGAACCATAAATATCCATCACAAAAAAATATTGAACTACTTCGACAACAAGAGTACAAATGCTTCAGCAGAATCTTTCAATGCAAAGATAAAAGCTTTCAGAAGTCAGTTTAGAGGTGTAGGTGACATCAATTTCTTCCTGTTCAGATTGACCAAATTATTTGCGTAG
- a CDS encoding adenylosuccinate synthase codes for MQVDVLLGLQWGDEGKGKIVDVFCPKYDLIARFQGGPNAGHTLEFDNKKFVLNTIPSGIFNEGTLNLIGNGVVIDPIILKRELDNLKTAGFDPVGKGNLVLARKAHLILPTHQLLDAASESKMGAGKIGSTLKGIGPTYMDKTGRNGLRVGDTTLPDFQERYQKLKEKHLSILSHYGEIPDFSEKEKAFLDAIEFIKSIPHVDSEHLVNQYLKEGKRVLAEGAQGTLLDVDFGSYPFVTSSNTTTAGACTGLGIAPNKIGKVYGIFKAYATRVGGGPFPTELHDETGEKLRQLGHEFGATTGRARRTGWIDIPALKYAIMLNGVTDLIMMKADVLDTFDKIYACTHYKYNGEVIDYMPYEIITHQAEPILEEIDGWKQDLTGITSEQEIPEALKNYISYLEKALEVPITILSVGPDRKQTLALSK; via the coding sequence ATGCAAGTTGATGTGCTTTTGGGCTTACAATGGGGTGACGAGGGTAAAGGTAAAATCGTAGACGTATTTTGTCCAAAATACGATTTAATCGCTCGTTTCCAAGGCGGCCCTAACGCCGGACACACGTTGGAATTCGATAACAAGAAATTCGTACTCAACACAATTCCATCTGGTATCTTCAATGAAGGTACACTAAATCTTATTGGTAATGGTGTCGTTATCGATCCGATTATCTTAAAAAGAGAGTTAGACAACCTGAAGACAGCTGGTTTTGATCCGGTGGGTAAAGGCAATTTAGTTTTAGCGCGAAAAGCACACCTTATCCTGCCTACACACCAATTATTGGATGCTGCCTCAGAATCAAAAATGGGTGCAGGAAAAATTGGATCCACTTTGAAAGGTATCGGTCCAACTTACATGGATAAAACCGGTAGAAATGGTTTACGTGTAGGTGATACGACACTTCCGGATTTTCAAGAGCGTTACCAAAAGTTGAAAGAAAAACACCTAAGCATTCTTTCGCACTATGGTGAGATACCTGATTTCAGTGAAAAAGAGAAGGCATTTTTAGATGCTATCGAATTCATTAAATCTATCCCACATGTGGATTCAGAGCATTTGGTGAATCAATATCTGAAAGAAGGCAAACGTGTGTTGGCTGAGGGCGCGCAAGGTACGCTGTTGGATGTTGATTTTGGTTCTTATCCATTTGTAACTTCATCGAATACCACAACAGCCGGAGCTTGTACAGGCCTAGGTATTGCACCAAATAAAATCGGCAAGGTATATGGTATCTTTAAAGCTTATGCGACTCGTGTAGGTGGTGGTCCCTTCCCTACTGAACTTCACGATGAAACTGGCGAAAAATTACGTCAATTAGGTCATGAATTTGGAGCAACTACTGGTCGTGCTCGCCGTACAGGTTGGATTGATATTCCTGCCTTGAAATATGCTATTATGCTTAATGGCGTAACAGACTTGATTATGATGAAGGCCGACGTTTTGGATACCTTCGACAAAATTTATGCATGTACACATTATAAATATAATGGTGAAGTGATTGATTATATGCCTTATGAAATCATCACACATCAAGCCGAACCTATCTTGGAAGAAATTGATGGGTGGAAACAAGATTTGACTGGTATAACGTCTGAACAGGAGATACCTGAAGCATTAAAAAATTACATTTCTTATTTAGAGAAAGCTCTTGAAGTACCTATCACAATCCTATCGGTAGGTCCTGATCGTAAACAAACATTAGCTTTATCAAAATAA
- a CDS encoding ThiF family adenylyltransferase → MKDLSWLSRTEALIGRSAVEKLANSHVMVLGLGGVGSFAAEFICRAGVGKMTIIDGDTVDPSNRNRQLPALATNHGEAKAEIMRERLLAINPELDLTVIQDFIIPEKIPALLDLAPDYCVEAIDSITPKLFFIRRALEANIPFVSSMGAGGKVDPTKIKIADIGKSYNCKLAQHIRKKLRKHGIRDGVKVAFSTELPNKDSLLYTDGSNFKKSAYGTMSYLPAAFGGAIASVAIRDLIENA, encoded by the coding sequence ATGAAAGATTTAAGTTGGCTGTCACGTACCGAAGCATTGATAGGTCGATCAGCGGTTGAAAAATTGGCAAATTCACATGTGATGGTTTTGGGATTAGGTGGTGTTGGATCCTTTGCTGCGGAATTTATATGCCGAGCGGGAGTTGGGAAAATGACCATTATCGATGGAGACACAGTGGATCCGTCTAACCGTAATAGACAATTGCCTGCCTTGGCAACTAATCATGGTGAAGCAAAAGCTGAAATTATGCGGGAAAGATTGTTGGCCATTAATCCTGAATTGGATTTAACCGTAATACAAGATTTTATCATTCCAGAAAAGATACCCGCTTTATTAGATTTGGCGCCAGATTATTGTGTGGAAGCCATTGATAGTATTACACCGAAACTATTTTTCATTCGGAGGGCGTTAGAAGCCAATATACCATTTGTAAGTTCAATGGGTGCCGGTGGCAAAGTGGATCCGACAAAAATAAAAATTGCTGATATCGGTAAATCTTATAATTGTAAGTTGGCCCAACATATCCGTAAGAAATTGCGCAAACATGGTATACGTGATGGAGTGAAAGTGGCATTTTCAACCGAACTTCCAAACAAGGATTCATTATTGTATACCGATGGGAGTAATTTTAAAAAGTCCGCTTATGGCACCATGTCCTATCTACCAGCGGCTTTTGGTGGGGCAATAGCTTCTGTTGCTATACGAGATTTAATAGAAAATGCTTAA
- a CDS encoding TatD family hydrolase, whose amino-acid sequence MVPQVPYIDLHTHRNYPIKERAILSVKNIALNHAEEITETDCSIGLHPWYIDGTSELALALMKGGLKQAQVLAIGECGLDKNIAIPLIQQLQVFDRQVQLAQVYRKPLIIHCVRAFQEIVSCLKKVNFNEAVVFHGYRKNWTLARQLIDQGYYLSIGGHCLNGSQDELLENISLSQLFLETDTDTTVEITTLYQYVARIRSIELEELKRALYQNYKKVFNK is encoded by the coding sequence TTGGTACCACAAGTTCCTTATATCGATCTACATACTCATCGGAATTATCCGATCAAAGAGCGCGCGATTCTCTCGGTGAAGAATATCGCATTGAATCATGCTGAAGAAATCACTGAAACAGATTGCTCCATAGGGTTACATCCATGGTATATAGACGGGACTTCTGAACTTGCTTTAGCCTTAATGAAAGGAGGATTAAAACAGGCTCAAGTTTTGGCGATAGGCGAATGCGGTTTGGATAAAAATATTGCTATTCCCCTCATCCAGCAGCTGCAGGTCTTTGATCGACAGGTTCAACTGGCTCAAGTTTATCGAAAACCGTTGATTATTCATTGTGTTCGAGCTTTTCAGGAGATTGTCAGTTGTTTAAAAAAAGTGAATTTTAACGAAGCTGTTGTTTTCCATGGCTATCGGAAAAATTGGACACTAGCTCGGCAATTAATTGATCAGGGGTACTATCTTTCAATAGGTGGACATTGTTTAAATGGAAGTCAAGACGAGCTTTTGGAAAATATTTCACTCAGTCAATTGTTTCTAGAAACGGATACAGATACGACCGTAGAAATTACTACGCTTTATCAATACGTAGCTCGGATCAGATCGATCGAGTTGGAGGAGCTAAAGCGGGCTTTATACCAAAATTATAAGAAAGTATTTAATAAGTGA
- a CDS encoding anthranilate synthase component I family protein codes for MRIESFDLLDSKDKFHQKALHWSGQFDEISFFNSNGMSDQWGRYEQVLAVKALFSFRANENVFDQLDTFLNLHQSQFIPGFLSYDLKNEIEELQTTGKDQLEFPETYFFVPAITLRWTANQVHIEAEDPVKIYQAISDTKIPLAAPIVVQVQSRWTKSEYVKAFEDVQAHIQRGDIYEVNLCQEFYAENADISPLEVYHQLNSLSPTPFSSFFRVGHHFIMCASPERFLAKRQGKLISQPIKGTARRGTSPEEDRQIIADMLRSKKEIAENVMIVDLVRNDLTRSALPGTVEATRLFEIQSFEQVHQMISTITCMQDPKVANVDVFRNTFPAGSMTGAPKIAAMQICDQLEARKRGIYAGSIGYFDTVHDEFDFNVVIRSLLYNKQKRYLSFHTGGAVTNQAAADQEYQECLLKASAILEALDAKLKE; via the coding sequence ATGCGGATCGAAAGTTTTGATCTTCTCGATTCTAAAGATAAATTTCATCAAAAAGCCCTGCATTGGTCGGGGCAATTTGATGAAATTTCTTTCTTTAATAGTAATGGGATGTCCGATCAATGGGGAAGATATGAGCAAGTTTTGGCTGTCAAGGCATTATTCTCCTTCCGTGCAAATGAAAATGTATTTGATCAGCTCGATACATTTTTGAATTTACATCAATCTCAGTTTATCCCTGGATTTCTATCCTACGACCTCAAGAATGAGATAGAGGAATTACAGACAACGGGAAAGGATCAGCTCGAATTTCCGGAAACTTATTTCTTCGTGCCAGCGATTACGCTCCGATGGACGGCAAATCAAGTGCATATAGAGGCTGAAGATCCAGTTAAAATCTATCAAGCTATTTCCGATACGAAGATTCCTTTAGCAGCTCCAATCGTAGTGCAAGTACAATCGCGTTGGACAAAAAGTGAATACGTTAAAGCATTTGAAGATGTGCAAGCGCATATTCAACGTGGAGACATTTATGAAGTTAACCTTTGTCAGGAATTTTATGCGGAGAACGCCGACATCTCGCCGCTCGAAGTTTATCATCAATTAAATAGCCTATCACCTACCCCATTTAGTTCATTCTTCAGAGTAGGACATCATTTTATCATGTGTGCTTCTCCGGAGCGATTTTTAGCGAAAAGGCAGGGAAAGCTGATTTCTCAACCGATTAAAGGGACAGCTAGAAGAGGAACAAGCCCGGAAGAGGACCGACAGATTATAGCTGATATGTTGAGGTCAAAAAAGGAGATTGCGGAAAATGTGATGATCGTTGATTTGGTGCGTAATGACTTGACACGAAGTGCTCTTCCTGGAACAGTTGAGGCTACTCGCCTTTTTGAGATTCAATCCTTCGAACAAGTGCATCAAATGATTTCTACCATTACCTGCATGCAAGACCCAAAAGTCGCCAATGTGGATGTATTTAGAAATACCTTTCCTGCAGGTTCGATGACAGGTGCTCCTAAAATTGCAGCTATGCAAATTTGCGATCAGCTTGAAGCTCGAAAGAGAGGTATCTATGCAGGGTCTATCGGATACTTTGACACTGTACATGATGAGTTCGATTTTAATGTAGTCATCCGCTCACTGCTGTATAATAAACAAAAACGGTACCTTTCCTTTCATACTGGTGGAGCAGTTACCAATCAGGCTGCTGCAGATCAGGAGTATCAAGAATGCCTTTTGAAAGCTTCCGCCATCCTTGAAGCTTTAGATGCAAAGTTGAAAGAATAA